The nucleotide window AATTTGGTTACTGTAAGGTTTGTGAATGTGAGAGGTAACAATATTAGCAAAAGCTCAGAACAGAATTCTTCTCAAAATTGTGTAATAAATACATTGAACACACTGTCAATTCATAAACATCTTTTCAGATTTATATGTTATATTTGCAAAGCGTCATCTGTAATGcatcattttgaaaatgaataaatataaaacgGTGAGAAATGTTAGCAATGAATCATTTGGATTGAACATAATACACTGACAAATGTTCAGGACTTTGTGTCTGCCCTGGATTTCAAGGCCAAGGGGAAAGGAATTTGGCTCCAGCACACACGGCTCGGCTAGCTGGACATTTACAAAGACGTTGTTTTATACGCTTTGTGTCAGCAACTCGAATGCAGCACGCCTCGCGTTTTGCGTTGTTCATCCGCATGCAAAATATCGAGCGTGCGAGAAATAATTCATTCTTACCGACTCATCCATAATAGAAGCGGGGTCAAAGTAGTCCGGCTTGAGTTCGGACCTCTCACGGCGATTTTTAGATGGGGGCTAGAggagaggttaaaaaaaagaaattaaacacacacatatcATAGATGAGTTTATGTATCTTAATAAACTAGATGGATGGAATGACTCGAGTAATGTGCTGCCGGAACTTTTCGAGTGAAATCAACTTGACGTTTGGTATGCAGTCCAACATATGTTTGAGATTACATTTAGTTCTGGTTTTGCACTCATCATGCGTGGTTTTGTGGAGCGGGTGTAAATTGTCAAATAAATTGGTCATGATGTTGCGACGCACTGTCAACATGATGTTTCAttaaacaaaacacaaaggTCCTTTTAGAGTCCGCCAAAACAAAACTTTTGATGAATATGCTTCTTTCTCGTTTCCCATTTGGGACCGCTGTCGAAATATCAACAAAAGATGCCACGCAGTGATTGTTGCCGGCCTAACAAATCAGTCTCCTATGACTGACTGAATCCTCAAAGTCAAACAGAGTTTTGAGGATTTCACTAAACCTCTCCCGACATCCGAGCGAAGAAAGATGCCCGCTGGAACGAGTGGTGATGAAATAAAGGCGACGGTAATGTTTGGGGGGGAAGCGGCGGCCAAGGGAAAATTGGCATGTTGTTTGGGATGTTAAATGCGACATTAAAATTTAAGACCACATGCAATACATTTCACCAGATAATGAAGGGGGTAAAAAATAGCAACAAAAATGCAGTTGCTCAATCACTAGCGCCGCAGTGACCTCGAAAACGTCCTCGGTAGACCTCACGCCTCGTAGCTCTCACGGTTTTTACGGAATGAGCAACTTAACGTCGGCGAGTGGTTCTTACCAGGTCAATGTCCATTGTATCAAAGTCCATGCCTTCGTTGAGGTCATCCATACGACCCTCGGATGACATCATCACATCTTCCACAATGGGCTCTTCGTCTTCCTCCATGAGGCCGGTGCCGCGACGTCTGCGCGGACGGACCGATACGCGGGCCTTAGAGACAATAAATCACCTTGACGTGCCACGTGGCGGTTGTCTTACATGGCGTGCTGCAGATTGGTCCTGAGCTTGGCGTAGTTCATGGCTCTTTCCTGCTGTTGACGTGCCTCTTCTTGCTGTCTCTGAGCCAGCATCCACGTCACTTGCGAActgaaataaatgacttgaaTTAGCACCCATTGTTCACTTGGACTGCTAAAAATGATTAATGTGATGGTGACACTTGGTAATTTACGTCTTGGGCTAGAAATGTGCGCcaggagcaaaaaaaatcaacgctaTGTGAAGTTGGACAATAAATACTCTATTGACAGTTTTGACAAGCAAATGGTTTCAAAAACATTATCTCATTCTGATTCATCACACAATCACCAGCATTCATTGAGAATATGATCTTTTTTATCAAATATTTTATCTTCACGGACTTTTccttttgtattatttaaaaaaaaataataataattaaagaaTTTGAAAATGAGTTATTCCCAGGTTTccttagtgtttttttaactgaaaaaaaaatcgtaaaaaACAAGAACCGTTACcattatttcttttgtttttgtgattattttaagttgacaaaaataaagacaattaaataaactattttgtcctgttatttgaaaaatgtaaatatatacgaACTATATACTTTCCTAATACCATTAAAAGGCGCAAAAAAAGAGATGGAGATTTTttatggctatttttttcagtggCAGCTAGTTCAAAATCTCAATTTGTAATaattttgcattgcaaaaaaaatcctgaggTGGGGTGGGAGGACGAAAGTCAGAATTACATAAGTAATTTTTGCatcttttcttttgttgacCAGAGTCGATTACTAAAACAATTAGTTGTTGATTAGTATGGCCATCATGGCAGCCCTCCTGTTCACCCAACAGCAATATCTCAATAgtcagatattaaaaacaaaaccatgAGTATCTACGGATTGCCGTACTTGTAATCCATGGGAGTTTGGTGGTGTTGAGGTGTCTGTTggtggtgttgttgttgttgctgctgcggATGTTGATGGGGCTGGGGCTGGTCGTGAGGGAGCGCGTAGACACCCATGTAGCTATCATCGCGGTTCCTTTTTGGGTCTCGCATGGCGGTGGAGGTGAGGTGGGGGGATGGCAACATGACTGGGGTCTGAATGCTCTGCTGCCACACCTCACTGCTACTGCTTTCCTCTGCAAGGAAAAGGCCAAATTACCACGCAAGAACATCGGTTTATCCCTAGTTAGACTGAAATTTGCACAGATGGCGCTAAGTTTTAGCAAACATTACAATCAAAATTCAAGATTACAGCAACTTGATCCAAAATGgaatttcattttcttcttgTTGTTGATGAATTGATGTGGCAATAGTGATAATTAGAAGGCTTCCACCATCTGCTGTTTTATCTCTTTGCCCGTCAGCGCGAGTGCTTGAGCCAACGTTCTTGGAAGGCATCGGAACAGTTGGAAGACATTTTTGGGCTTCGACTGTTTGATTGCAGCCATGTAGTAACCGTGCCACGCTCATAAATTAACGAATGTTTATAGACACGTGTCTTTGTGGTAAGCACTGCAGAGTAATCTGCGCTTAAAGATTATGGGTGAATTTCATTGCGGAATGGTTTGCTACCTTCTGGCAGCTTTCGCTTTGCGGCAGAAGTTCCAGTTGTCGCAGGAGTAGCCTTGGTCTTTTTCGAACGAACCGAGGAGCCTCTGCTGGAGTAGCCACTCATCACCGACATGGTGTCGTCATCACCACCGGCCTGTAGGGAATTCCTGTAGGAAATGAGGGGGAGCCAGCAGTCCTCTCTTTGCAGTGCCATCTGGAAGGTCATGAAACGCTCCAAGTACATGTGGCTGCGGAGAAACAGGGAGAAGTGCATGACACCAACAAACTCATGCGAAGACCAAAACTCTGCAAATGATGCTGCTAGGTGTCCagtccatttaaactgggagaagctggcagccaatgattattGCCAGACTTCCCAggtaaaatggactggacgtctagtgctgtcatTGGAACGGAAAGACGAGCATTTAGTGGGTTTAAACATATTGGATGTCTATCCTTGCCAATGACAGGCAATGaactaaacattttttaaagttaaaattgcattcattcattaaaatgttaCATAATCAAATATGTTTCTTTAAATACTATATGTTATGTGTTAAAATTGTGTTTGACATGAGCTAAAATGCACGCCAGATCTTTATAGgggctacattttttttataacccaATAAAGTCACTTTCCCAATGAAGGGTGAACGatatattactactactactactactactactactactaataataataataataatgaaaggtTGTTTGCAAAACCCGTTGACCCTCCCACCCGGCAGCAAAACAGAAATGAAACATACACAGTCCTCTTGTCTTGTCTCATCAGCTTTGAGGAGAATTCACTGAGAATGTCTAAGAATGCCAGGTTGAGAGGAGGGCCTCCTTCTCCTTGGGGACTTGGATCCTTAAAAGAAAACTCTATTCCATCCCTATAAAACAAGTACAGATGGACTTTCAGAAAAGAGCAAAGATATTGTGGCTACAAGAAGACTTATTGACCATATTTACTTAACCATCATTCAACAGCAGTATTGTTGAATTTAATTAGGTAAAAGAAAGTCGTACTTGTGTAGCATGGCAATGGCATCTCGTGTTTTCACTTGATCAAGGCCGAAGGTTAGGGAAAATCGACGGGCCAACTCTTTGATTCCGCAAAAAGCGGAGGAGGAGCGGTCAAACCCATGGCCCAGCTCTGACAGCATTTCATTGAAAAGCTAAGAGAAACAGAAGGAAAACGTCAAGCGTGTGGCTGCAAGAAATCGGACACTTTCAAATGTCTAAAAGGAAATGAGCAGACTTTAAAGCACTGACCTGCTGAAGGCTGAGGATAAGGGTTTTGGCACACTGAATCTTGTCAATTTGCCGGGTCTTGCTCATTGTTTCCTTGATGATGTCACCGTAATCATTGTAATACTGTACAAACAAACAGGGAAGAAAAACTTAGTTCTAAAAGGCCAAATCTTAAATCACGTCAAAAGGTGGGTTTCTGCTGTAATACGAATATGTTTGGGAAAATAGTCGCAAAATCATTGAGGAgggaggagggggaaaaaaaaaaactcaccctCATGTACTGCTTGAAAATGTCTGCTCCGGTTTTCATTTCTACAacacaataaatgatcaatttaCAATAGGCAGCCAGGAGGTTTCTCCTCTTATGTAACGCTTCAATCTTCAATGCTTCATCATCTTGTTGGCCAtctaaagaaagaaaacaacacaaacattaGACTTTGCCAGGCACTTTTCTGTAAATCTCAATCCCCAGTCACCATACAATAACACGTTTCCCCCCAGAATTAAATGTTAATGCAAAGCAGTTGAACATATGGCTTTCCcaatttacttttaaattacaaGTACATTCatgagtccatttttttccttcagttgtAGCCAAATGATTCTTTTCCTCAGAATTCACACTTGTTCCAGATGTCATGACCTTTCCTTCAGGCGTTTCAGAAATTAATGGGGAAGAGATGAAACTCAGGGAGGTCATAGTGACCTTGACCTTTTCAAAATCTAATCAGGCCTTCCCTAATTCTTTAGAGAAATTCCTTGAAGGCAGAAGTACATATCACTTTCACAAGAATAGGATGCAAATacaagttaaaaacaaaatgccTCTGGCCATGGTTGCTGCCAGCCAGTAAGTCAAAAGGCATGAAAAACTAAAGGCCAAATAGCTCAGACCTTTGCTGAGGCCCGTTTGAACTTTGGATGAATGCGCTGGGGCGTGGGGCCTGTGCAGTGAGCGCGTGAGGGAGTTTATTTGGAAGCTCGCGCACAATTGATGACTGAATAAATCCATCAGATTGAATACACTTACTTTTTACTCATACAAAAATCTTGGAATTTAATAAGGAACGCAACTCAGGGTGATTATTTGTAGTCGAGAAGCACCAAACCTTTCGGACGTaaagtgactcaaaatgtgGTTTCCCTCCAAAACGCTTTGAACACGGCAACAGCATATATTACATGCTATGGCAAGAGACTGCATGCAGTGGACATGACGAGCCCACGAAAAATGCTCGCTTTCTTCTTGCCCCCTTTGAGCAGCTAACTAATAAGAGAAGCTCCCCAGATGCTCTCATTGCGGCACTCGTTTTTCAAGAAGTTGAGAGACCACGGAGTAAAAATCAAACTAATGGAGTTTGTCGGGACATGTTTCATTGAAGTCTATTCGGAGCATTTGTATTTTGTTGAGATTTCCCTCGTTAGGAAGAGCATTAATTAGATGTGAACATAAAAAAGCAGCATTACCAGTGAGACATGTTCTCAATGAACAGAGGAACAGATTCTTTGATTATGTAGAGAAAGTACTTTCATCTAAAAAGAAAAGTAAACTGCTTCTTTACCTTAATTGGCTTTTaaactttttatatatatacacatatatataatgtgtatacatatacatatatatatatatatatatatatatatatatatatatatatatatatatatatatatatatatatatatatatacatacatacacacacacacacacacacacacacacacatgtacacgtatatatacatatatatacatacatatatacatatacacgtacatatacacatatatacatatacacgtacatacatatatacatatacacatatacatatatatgcatatataatatatacatacatatatatatacatacatatacacacacagatatatacatacatatacagacacgtgtgtgtgtgtgtgtgtgtgtgtgtgtgtgtgtgtgtgtgtgtgtgtgtgtgtgcacattatttaatgtttagtggcatagttaaaaaaatgttttgctttcACCAGTAATCCATGTTAAGGCTGAAAGTTTATTTCAGTGCACCCCTAGTTTTAAAGCCAAAGAAACTTAAAAAGACTTATCAATAGGCTTTCATTTGGTTTTCATATGTATTGATGGTGCACTTTATAAACCAGTGCGCCTAATAGTCAGAAATGTACAGGACTACTCAACTTCAGGAGTATACTACAGTACATAAATAACATTAATACGCTTATTGATTACCATATGAGTTGATCATAGGTCTCAATGTGCTTACCAGGGTAGGGCGGTGGCTAGCTTAATCAACTGTACCTGTGCTATTGGTGTCATCATCCTGGTCTATGAAAACGTGATTTAGGATGAAGGTGAGCAGTTCGGACTGAAGCGAATCCTCAGAGGAATAGACCAAGGGTTCTAGATGTTCCCTACCCCCAGCCACCATCTGGTGGCTGAAGATGAGCAAGAGGTCACAAAGGATGGTGAATGCCTGCAGTGAAAAGGAAAAGTAGTTATAACTCCACGTCAACACCGAAACACAAGCTATTAATGTGAAATTGTCACCTGTTCTTTGACGGCTGTATTAACATTAGTGAGGTACCGCTGACACATCATACAAAAGGCCCTCATCTGTTTCCTTAAGGTAACCATGTCATCCTGAAAGGTTAGACAGGTGTTTAGAGGGACAGTCACCCTTCTTGGCAAGGAGTAAACTGAAGTAGGCCAAATTTGAAGTCACCTTTCGGGAGCCGCCTTCGGATAACTTGGCCAGGTGCCACAGGATTACATAGTGGGTACACTGTAGCGAATAGATGACTATCTgctcaaacaaacaaataaaaacgctCATAGAGTGAACGTAACCAACAGGATGCATTCAATAGTTGTTTGAAAATTACCTGCTCAGGCATATCTCCATTTTCTATTCCTGTATTGAGCAACTTAAAGTTGCTGGTGAACAAGTCCCACCCAGAGAGATCATGTGCACTAAGAGACAGAATAAAAGgggttaaaaagaaagaaaaaaagattttgcttAGTCTTACACACATTATAGAGGGGTGGCTGAAAATTTTCCCACAAAACGCGATTAAAATTATGTTTAAAGGTTCAatcaaaaagactttttttgacTAAATAAAACACCTGAAACATAATCTTATGAGACTTGGGAAACCCCTTTAAGGAAGCTATTTTAAGCTATGTGGATGCCCCGTCTCTTTGGCTGCACACTGATTAGCCTTTGCTCTTCATTGATTATACAAAACACTTTGTTATGCATTTTCTGAGtgctaaaaatattataattgtttgttttgttgattgAAATATGGCAACAGATCCCTAAAGAAGCAACCTCCTCGATCTTACTTGTTACAAGATTTggtagtgcaaaaaaaaaaaaacaagccaaaagttacaacaacaacaaaaacatgacaGGTAAGAGAATATTAGCATATTATAAGCCAAGACTAGAAATTCATACTTGTGAAAAGCTGTGATTCTCTTTAGAGTTGACAAAACTTGATAAGCATCATCTTCATCAGTATCTTCACACTGGAAAGTGAAATTtagttaaagaaaaaataaaaaggtcaaaaatcCTTAATGGCAGATGTTTAATTTTCCAAGATATATTGGATGGACAGACAGTACACAAATGACATAGACATAACCCAAACGTGTACCGAGTATTGGTAAGTACTCAAATGAAAGTACTTGCACTCATGTTGAGCCTGAAAAAGTTTTATTGACACACTCTAGCAAAAGGAAATAGGACAAATTCTGTGTAAATGGtgtcaaataataaaacaaccCCATACAAATAACATTAATCATAGCCTACCTCTTGTAGAAAATCCTCTAGTAGCCTATTGAACTTGTCTACCAGCTCATCCAGCAGCTGGGAACGGGCAATGTCGACCCTGTTAAAAATGGTGAATTCCTCATTGCAGAGGGCATGGTAGGTCTTAGAGCATGTCTCCAAAACTTCAGTGTCTGTGTGCTTCTCCACAATTTCCTTGATTTGGCGGAGAAGGGCTTCGAGGTGCTACAATCACAGTCAACAGATAGGACAAACAAGATATGCAGCAATTATTTATCCCATAAACATTTAGTAGAGCTGAGAATATATTGATTGCAAGTGTGGAGTtgtaagaaatgtaaaaaaaaaaaagcttcgcTAACCTTTTCCAGACGTCCTGTGGTGTAAATTTCTAAGTCGAAAAACTGAGGAAGCTGCAATAAATTGGTCACCTTTTCTGCATCTACACCATACTGTTGGGCAAACATTCAAATTCACGTGATATTTTCCTAAGAACATATGAAGGCAAATGTATGAAGTAATTACAGACCTTGGCCAGAAGAGGGGGCAAAGCCACCGCAAAAAGCTCTGTCATTCTTGTTCTGTCATCGAGCTGAGTCTTCTTTTCTTTAGCTGTCATCACCTGAGCATAGAACCACGCCAGACACCTTTGTAGTTTGTACTATAACTATCATAGTATCTATCCATCATGCAACTTACCCGCTTCCCTGTGCCTCTTCCCACAGGGGGGTGACATTCAGCAGCCTGGCGTACAGTGCAGAGCATGATTTCAATCAAAGCTGTCTCTTGTCTATCTGTAAGAGCTACAATTTACAAAGACAAAATTCCCGGTTAGTAAATAAACACATTCGCTACAAGCCACTTCTCAGCAATGTGATGATATTTTTGTCATACCTTCCTCTCCTGGTAATGGGTCATCTAATAGTAAGCTGATCATGCAGTCCCAGTCCTTAAGTAACTCGGGACCACATTCCCAGAGAGAGTCCACCAAGTAGGCTGCATGCTCATGGAGCTGAGGAGATTTTCACACAGTATAGGTAAATAACCTGATTACTTCGGAtgttaataaaaacacaaaaaaaaaacagtcaaataaaATGTGTACCTCACTCTCCAGGAAAAAGAAGACAGTGGTTTTTATGAGATTGGCATTGGGACTTTGTCTACCTCTCCTCTTTGGGGCCCCTTCCTCCTCTGGTTCCCTCTGGCTGAACAATCTTGAAAGATATAGAATAGTTTTAGGCTACTGGGTGCTGAGTATACAAAATAATGTAAATTTAATGTATCCTGGTAGGACACAAGAGAACTTGAAACTAGGCTGGGGACagtaaacatcatttttttttctaaatcacaAACAGCATACTTCTTGTAGAGGAATTCTCCTGCTGCGATAGCTACGGGCCTGTGTGCCGAGTAGACCAGATGATATACGCTTTCACAATCCTCAGGGGTCAATACCTCATCTGTACTACTGCAGATACAAAGAAAAAGAACCATTCAAGTATAAATGTAGGAACAAATTTGTTATAAGTTACAACCAAATGTCTAGTGTAATACTTTGTGTGTAAgcaagtacacacacacacaaggggcTTACTGGTAGGAAAAAGTTATTTTGTAGTGATAAAAGGTAAACAATGTAGAAAGTAAGATACAATCATTTGGAACTTACTTCAAAACTAAAGTTAGCAACTTGATTGCTTGAACTGCAACATCGTACTCCTTATCAAGGGTCATGGAGACAATGCGGTCCTGAAAAAACGAAAAGGGGAAGGCTCATTCAACGATTATTTTCCGTGAATACaacaaatctgaaaataaatgttgtctGATGTGTCAAACTGGTCAATGTACATGAGGTATTggtaaaatatagaaaaaaatcatagtcTTTTTAACATAGTACTTATTTTTTCTTGGTGTTTATCCTGTGCCATCGcatattcattaacatgaatgctTTTGTTCTCTTTTACTTAAGATATCCAGCAGGTGGCGTTTACCTTAAAGCGACTAGTGAAGAGTTCCAGCCTTGCATTGAGCTCTCTGTTGTAGTACAGACCCTGTAGAGCTGTCAGACACTTCAGCCGTACCTCACCTTGCTAAAATCAAGAGATTGCAAAGAGTTGAgtgttggataaaaaaaataaaaataaaaaagccattCATATTTATTTCTAGTGTTTTTTATAACAGCCACAGCTCTATAGTATTCTGAAACGACACAAATCTATTATAAATAAGGAaactattgtgttttttttttaaacttccggTGGAGAAAATAGCTATTTACAGGCAGATATGGCTGACACCCGTCCAAAAAAGAGGAATATACAATGTGACTTAAATATTAATGTCACAATGACTTTAAGGAGCAGAGGAAGAATAGGTAGTAGTAATTAAAGTTTGTTTTCTGACTCACCTTGTCGTGCATTGTCCATCCAACGTACTTTAGGTAACTGTCATTAAGGAAGGCATCGCTATAAAGCTTCATCCAAACGCCAATCTCTTCTATACAAATGGCTCTGATTTCTGCTATAGAGTCACTGTTGAAACATTATTGAGTGTGTTAAGTGAACACCAGTGAAGAAGACCAAAATGCTGATTTGGTGGGTCCTTACCGATAACGATGTACAAAGACTCCTTTAAATATTgcattcatcatattttcaaTTTCATCTTGGTTTTCCTGGAGCTGAAATGGAAACATAAGTACATCAgtaaacatttggaaaaaaaaaaggagtcaGCATATAAGAGTTCTGCAGCACAAGATTCACCTTATATATAATAGATTCTTCTACATCCTCGTGTTTAATTGAGGTAACGTGCCAAATATATTAAATTGACTCAATTGTTAAGCACCTTTGTGA belongs to Stigmatopora argus isolate UIUO_Sarg chromosome 9, RoL_Sarg_1.0, whole genome shotgun sequence and includes:
- the LOC144082509 gene encoding cohesin subunit SA-2-like, translated to MIAAPEIPGDFPYAQDTDTQFSSDTDFSEEPDGRSSNPTKGKGGKKGKKAAADKGKGAKGQGRINGHHQENGMENMMLFEIVKMGKSAMQSVVDDWIESYKHDRDVALLDLINFFIQCSGCKGVVGGEMFRNMQNSEIIRRMTEEFDEDSGDYPLTIAGPLWKKFKSSFCEFITVLVRQCQYSIIYDEYMMDTVISLLTGLSDSQVRAFRHTSTLAAMKLMTALVNVALNLSINMDNTQRQYEAERNKIVAKRANDRLELLLQKRKELQENQDEIENMMNAIFKGVFVHRYRDSIAEIRAICIEEIGVWMKLYSDAFLNDSYLKYVGWTMHDKQGEVRLKCLTALQGLYYNRELNARLELFTSRFKDRIVSMTLDKEYDVAVQAIKLLTLVLNSTDEVLTPEDCESVYHLVYSAHRPVAIAAGEFLYKKLFSQREPEEEGAPKRRGRQSPNANLIKTTVFFFLESELHEHAAYLVDSLWECGPELLKDWDCMISLLLDDPLPGEEALTDRQETALIEIMLCTVRQAAECHPPVGRGTGKRVMTAKEKKTQLDDRTRMTELFAVALPPLLAKYGVDAEKVTNLLQLPQFFDLEIYTTGRLEKHLEALLRQIKEIVEKHTDTEVLETCSKTYHALCNEEFTIFNRVDIARSQLLDELVDKFNRLLEDFLQECEDTDEDDAYQVLSTLKRITAFHNAHDLSGWDLFTSNFKLLNTGIENGDMPEQIVIYSLQCTHYVILWHLAKLSEGGSRKDDMVTLRKQMRAFCMMCQRYLTNVNTAVKEQAFTILCDLLLIFSHQMVAGGREHLEPLVYSSEDSLQSELLTFILNHVFIDQDDDTNSTDGQQDDEALKIEALHKRRNLLAAYCKLIIYCVVEMKTGADIFKQYMRYYNDYGDIIKETMSKTRQIDKIQCAKTLILSLQQLFNEMLSELGHGFDRSSSAFCGIKELARRFSLTFGLDQVKTRDAIAMLHKDGIEFSFKDPSPQGEGGPPLNLAFLDILSEFSSKLMRQDKRTVHMYLERFMTFQMALQREDCWLPLISYRNSLQAGGDDDTMSVMSGYSSRGSSVRSKKTKATPATTGTSAAKRKLPEEESSSSEVWQQSIQTPVMLPSPHLTSTAMRDPKRNRDDSYMGVYALPHDQPQPHQHPQQQQQQHHQQTPQHHQTPMDYNSQVTWMLAQRQQEEARQQQERAMNYAKLRTNLQHAIRRGTGLMEEDEEPIVEDVMMSSEGRMDDLNEGMDFDTMDIDLPPSKNRRERSELKPDYFDPASIMDESVLGVSMF